One genomic window of Nicotiana sylvestris chromosome 10, ASM39365v2, whole genome shotgun sequence includes the following:
- the LOC138878962 gene encoding uncharacterized protein: MTCLVEVERKKEAMQKNRSSQKGKTLYYVPPAMRDGTFVVQIEDEDTKEQKTNWSTALIGFVLGDNPYEKAMDNYVTNIWNFVEKPQILYHEDGYYIFKFENTEDRDLVLQAGPYTYHNKPFVLQQWRMDFKFDPGSVSVIPLWITFPGLPLGFWSTKALSKLASVVGKPLYTDKITTEMEKVSYARVLVETDISQPLPDSFEMQTKRGEVQEKAVEVKVQQRDTGKKKKQQRGTLKWMPKDKRKDDVIQHTRNEGDMQQTNDKEDDKLTDNGKMKGKSVQQSAIVIMQSTNSNNVNKRQQLWDKLVNLGATIKESWLLSGDFNNVLHTDDRIGALVTQSEIKGFQDAIITLQLTQLKSLGWFYTWCNKQQLETRVYNKIDWALGNVEWMQKYSHIEADFLNLEVSDHSPILLQCKVVDQKSNPHPKPFKLYSSMMDHADFAGIVEKVWNQEVNGGNMHRVWNKLKDLKTELKELNTYMASYRLQLNKSRQKLEAIQSELKHKHMDQRLIDQEKMALISHWIACGDSNSKYFYAQLKLRTNTNTINSIYTDLGDKVYDPILVEEEFVKFFRKLLGENNTTCECPNSKVIRQGPCLNMQQKEDLIKVVTRDEIL; this comes from the exons ATGACATGTCTAGTGGAAGTTGAGAGGAAAAAGGAAGCCATGCAGAAGAATCGAAGCTCTCAAAAGGGGAAAACATTATACTATGTACCGCCTGCTATGAGGGATGGTACTTTTGTCGTGCAAATTGAAGATGAGGATACGAAGGAACAGAAGACCAACTGGAGCACAGCTTTGATTGGGTTTGTGCTAGGTGACAACCCTTATGAGAAAGCAATGGACAACTATGTCACAAATATATGGAATTTTGTTGAGAAGCCTCAAATTCTATATCATGAGGATGGATACTATATTTTCAAGTTTGAAAATACTGAAGATAGGGACCTAGTACTCCAAGCAGGACCTTATACATATCACAACAAGCCTTTTGTGCTGCAACAATGGAGAATGGATTTCAAATTTGATCCAGGAAGTGTGAGTGTGATTCCCTTGTGGATCACATTTCCAGGTCTACCACTGGGTTTTTGGTCTACAAAAGCACTCAGTAAACTAGCTAGTGTTGTTGGGAAGCCTTTGTACACTGATAAGATCACTACTGAAATGGAAAAGGTGTCCTATGCAAGAGTTTTAGTGGAAACTGACATATCCCAACCATTACCAGATAGTTTTGAAATGCAAACTAAGAGGGGA GAAGTGCAGGAAAAGGCAGTGGAAGTAAAAGTCCAACAAAGGGATActgggaaaaagaagaaacaacagAGAGGGACCTTGAAATGGATGCCTAAAGATAAGAGGAAGGATGATGTGATTCAACATACTAGAAATGAAGGGGACATGCAACAAACCAATGACAAAGAAGATGATAAGCTTACTGATAATGGGAAAATGAAGGGGAAAAGTGTACAACAAAGTGCAATAGTTATAATGCAGTCCACAAACAG CAATAACGTAAACAAAAGGCAGCAGTTATGGGATAAACTTGTGAATTTAGGAGCAACTATTAAGGAGAGTTGGCTACTTAGTGGAGACTTCAATAATGTCCTCCACACTGATGATAGGATAGGGGCTCTAGTTACACAAAGTGAGATCAAGGGGTTCCAGGATGCAATTATTACCCTACAACTCACACAATTGAAGAGTTTGGGATGGTTCTATACTTGGTGCAACAAACAACAATTGGAAACGAGGGTATACAATAAAATTGACTGGGCACTGGGGAATGTTGAGTGGATGCAGAAGTACAGTCATATTGAAGCAGATTTTTTAAATCTTGAGGTGTCAGACCACTCCCCTATTCTACTACAATGCAAGGTTGTGGATCAAAAAAGCAACCCGCATCCTAAACCCTTTAAATTGTATAGCTCTATGATGGATCATGCTGACTTTGCAGGCATAGTGGAAAAGGtatggaatcaagaggtaaatgGAGGCAACATGCACAGGGTATGGAATAAGCTTAAAGATTTGAAAACTGAACTGAAGGAATTGAACACTTATATGGCTTCCTATAGGCTTCAGCTCAATAAGTCCAGGCAGAAACTTGAAGCCATTCAGAGTGAACTAAAGCACAAACATATGGATCAAAGGTTGATTGATCAAGAAAAAATGGCTTTGAT ATCACATTGGATAGCTTGTGGAGActcaaattctaagtatttcTATGCACAATTGAAGCTGAGGACAAACACAAATACTATAAACTCTATCTACACTGACTTGGGAGACAAAGTATATGATCCTATACTGGTGGAGGAAGAGTTTGTCAAGTTCTTCAGGAAGCTACTGGGAGAGAATAACACTACATGTGAATGTCCAAACTCTAAGGTCATACGTCAAGGACCTTGTCTTAATATGCAGCAGAAGGAGGACCTAATCAAAGTAGTTACAAGAGATGAAATACTTTAG